The following proteins are encoded in a genomic region of Amycolatopsis sulphurea:
- a CDS encoding valine--tRNA ligase → MTENAPQQKTDLPGAWDPAAEEAPMYDRWVAAGYFTADASSDKPPFSIVLPPPNVTGSLHMGHALNHTLMDAMSRRRRMQGYEVLWLPGMDHAGIATQNVVERQLAGEGLSRHDLGREKFVDRVWEWKAEYGGRILGQMKRLGDSVDWSRERFTMDENLSRAVQTVFKNFYDAGLIYRAERIINWCPRCQTALSDIEVDHSEDEGELVSIRYGGGADAIVVATTRAETMLGDTGVAVHPEDERYAHLVGTEVELPLTGRRIPIVADRHVDPEFGTGAVKVTPAHDPNDFEIGRRHDLPMLTVMNERAEITVAGPFEGLDRFEARPAVVAALREDGRIVAEKRPYLHSVGHCSRCDTVVEPRLSLQWWVKVAEPAKAAGDAVRDGRTKVHPAELEKRYFDWVDNMHDWTISRQLWWGHRIPVWYGPDGEVVCVGPDEQPPSGEGWTRDPDVLDTWFSSGLWPMSTMGWPEQTADLAKFYPTSVLSTGYDILFFWVVRMMMFGVQEMDGRPPFDHVYLHGLIRDANGKKMSKSRGNVIDPLEWMDAYGADATRFTLARGANPGADMALADEWAAGSRNFCTKLWNASKFAMMNGADATGALPAPGELTEADRWILGRLAALVSEVDELFEQFQFAKVANALYQFTWNELCDWYLELAKVALYQGDEARVAATRAVLGHVLDAVLRLLHPFIPFVTEKLWTALTGGESLVIAAWPKPIEGYADPAAAARISDVQKLVTEIRRFRADQGLKPGQKVVARLAGEALPAGHEDAIRSLVRLTPPDDGFAVSASLEVALAGGVVTVELDTSGTIDVAAERKRLQKDLGAAQKELAQTEGKLGNESFIAKAPAPVIEKIKVRRETAVADIARIEARLAALPAS, encoded by the coding sequence GTGACCGAGAACGCTCCGCAGCAGAAAACCGACCTTCCGGGTGCCTGGGACCCGGCCGCCGAAGAAGCCCCGATGTACGACCGCTGGGTAGCGGCCGGGTACTTCACGGCCGATGCCTCGTCGGACAAGCCGCCGTTCTCGATCGTACTGCCGCCGCCGAACGTCACCGGCAGCCTGCACATGGGCCACGCGCTCAACCACACCCTGATGGACGCGATGAGCCGCCGCCGCCGGATGCAGGGCTACGAGGTGCTCTGGCTGCCGGGCATGGACCACGCGGGCATCGCCACGCAGAACGTGGTGGAGCGCCAGCTCGCGGGGGAAGGGCTCTCCCGCCACGACCTGGGCCGGGAGAAGTTCGTCGACCGCGTCTGGGAGTGGAAGGCCGAGTACGGCGGCCGGATCCTCGGCCAGATGAAGCGGCTGGGCGACAGCGTGGACTGGTCGCGTGAGCGGTTCACCATGGACGAGAACCTGTCCCGGGCTGTGCAGACGGTCTTCAAGAACTTCTACGACGCGGGCCTGATCTACCGTGCCGAGCGGATCATCAACTGGTGCCCGCGCTGCCAGACCGCGCTGTCGGACATCGAGGTGGACCACAGCGAGGACGAGGGCGAACTCGTCTCCATCCGCTACGGCGGGGGCGCGGACGCGATCGTCGTGGCGACCACCCGCGCGGAGACCATGCTGGGCGACACCGGCGTCGCCGTGCACCCCGAGGACGAGCGGTACGCACACCTGGTCGGCACCGAGGTCGAGCTGCCGCTGACCGGGCGTCGCATTCCGATCGTCGCGGACCGCCACGTTGACCCGGAGTTCGGTACCGGCGCGGTGAAGGTGACCCCGGCGCACGATCCGAACGACTTCGAGATCGGCCGCCGGCACGACCTGCCCATGCTGACCGTGATGAACGAGCGCGCGGAGATCACCGTGGCGGGCCCGTTCGAGGGGCTGGACCGGTTCGAGGCGCGCCCGGCCGTGGTCGCCGCGCTGCGCGAGGACGGCCGGATCGTCGCGGAGAAGCGGCCGTACCTGCATTCGGTGGGGCACTGCTCGCGGTGCGACACCGTGGTGGAGCCGCGGCTGTCGCTGCAGTGGTGGGTCAAGGTGGCGGAGCCGGCCAAGGCCGCGGGCGACGCGGTGCGCGACGGCCGCACGAAGGTGCACCCGGCCGAGCTGGAGAAGCGGTACTTCGACTGGGTCGACAACATGCACGACTGGACGATCTCGCGCCAGCTGTGGTGGGGGCACCGGATCCCGGTCTGGTACGGCCCGGACGGCGAGGTCGTGTGCGTCGGCCCGGACGAGCAGCCGCCGTCCGGCGAGGGCTGGACCCGGGATCCGGACGTGCTCGACACCTGGTTCTCCTCGGGCCTGTGGCCGATGTCCACCATGGGCTGGCCGGAGCAGACCGCGGACCTGGCGAAGTTCTATCCGACCAGCGTCCTGTCCACCGGCTACGACATCCTGTTCTTCTGGGTCGTGCGGATGATGATGTTCGGCGTGCAGGAGATGGACGGCCGGCCGCCGTTCGACCACGTCTACCTGCACGGGCTGATCCGCGACGCGAACGGCAAGAAGATGTCGAAGTCGCGCGGCAACGTGATCGATCCGCTGGAGTGGATGGACGCCTACGGGGCCGACGCCACCCGGTTCACCCTCGCCCGCGGCGCGAACCCGGGCGCGGACATGGCGCTGGCCGACGAATGGGCCGCGGGCTCGCGCAACTTCTGCACGAAGCTGTGGAACGCCAGCAAGTTCGCCATGATGAACGGCGCGGACGCCACCGGTGCGCTGCCCGCGCCCGGGGAGCTGACCGAGGCGGACCGCTGGATCCTCGGCAGGCTGGCCGCGCTCGTGTCCGAAGTGGACGAACTGTTCGAGCAGTTCCAGTTCGCCAAGGTGGCGAACGCGCTGTACCAGTTCACCTGGAACGAGCTGTGCGACTGGTATCTCGAACTGGCGAAGGTGGCGCTGTACCAGGGCGACGAGGCCCGGGTCGCGGCCACGCGCGCGGTGCTCGGGCACGTGCTGGACGCGGTGCTGCGGCTGCTGCACCCGTTCATCCCGTTCGTCACCGAGAAGCTGTGGACCGCGCTGACCGGCGGGGAGTCGCTGGTGATCGCGGCCTGGCCGAAGCCGATCGAGGGCTACGCGGATCCGGCCGCCGCCGCGCGGATCTCGGATGTGCAGAAGCTGGTCACCGAGATCCGCCGGTTCCGGGCCGATCAGGGCCTGAAGCCGGGGCAGAAGGTGGTCGCGCGGCTCGCCGGGGAGGCGCTCCCGGCCGGGCACGAGGACGCGATTCGCTCGCTGGTCCGGCTCACCCCGCCCGACGATGGATTCGCGGTGAGTGCCTCGCTTGAGGTGGCGCTGGCCGGTGGCGTGGTCACCGTCGAGCTGGACACCTCCGGCACCATCGACGTGGCCGCCGAACGCAAGCGGCTGCAGAAGGATCTCGGTGCGGCACAGAAGGAACTGGCTCAGACCGAGGGCAAGCTCGGCAACGAGTCGTTCATCGCGAAGGCCCCCGCTCCGGTGATCGAGAAGATCAAGGTGCGCCGGGAGACCGCCGTGGCGGACATCGCCCGGATCGAGGCGCGGCTGGCTGCGTTGCCCGCTTCCTAG
- a CDS encoding SGNH/GDSL hydrolase family protein: protein MRPTRIVLAMLAALALLGTSATAASAAQPGFRHYVALGDSYTAGPFIPVLRLDPLGCARSTGNYPARVAAALHVDSATDVSCSSADTTHMTQAQQVPLGVNPPQFSALRPDTDLVTLGIGGNDSEVFGKLIGTCPGLRPGDPTGSPCRQHFTVDGVDTIKALLPVTGERVRQVLAGIHARSPRARVLAVGYPRIAPESGRCPEVLPFADGDYAWLSSVEEALNSAIEDAVRADGQASYVDIYTPSAGHDACAGDAAWINGKDTNLFAAAAYHPLAAGMAGIAGVIRQQLGG from the coding sequence ATGCGCCCCACCCGGATCGTGCTCGCGATGCTGGCCGCGCTCGCACTGCTCGGCACCTCGGCGACGGCCGCATCCGCCGCACAGCCCGGTTTCCGGCACTACGTGGCGCTCGGCGACTCCTACACCGCCGGGCCGTTCATCCCCGTTCTCCGGCTCGATCCGCTGGGCTGCGCGAGATCGACAGGCAACTATCCGGCGCGCGTCGCCGCGGCCCTGCACGTGGACTCCGCCACCGACGTCAGCTGCTCCAGCGCGGACACCACGCACATGACGCAGGCGCAGCAGGTGCCGCTGGGCGTCAACCCGCCGCAGTTCTCCGCCCTGCGCCCGGACACGGACCTGGTCACCCTCGGCATCGGCGGCAACGACTCCGAGGTGTTCGGCAAGCTCATCGGCACCTGCCCCGGGCTGCGACCGGGCGATCCCACCGGGAGCCCGTGCCGGCAGCACTTCACGGTGGACGGGGTGGACACGATCAAGGCGCTGCTCCCGGTGACAGGGGAACGCGTGCGGCAGGTGCTGGCGGGGATCCACGCGCGCTCGCCGCGGGCGCGGGTACTCGCCGTCGGCTATCCCCGGATCGCCCCGGAATCCGGCCGCTGCCCGGAGGTCCTGCCGTTCGCGGACGGTGACTACGCCTGGCTCTCCAGCGTCGAAGAAGCCCTGAACTCGGCGATCGAAGACGCCGTACGGGCCGACGGTCAAGCGTCCTATGTGGACATCTACACCCCGTCCGCCGGGCACGATGCCTGCGCCGGCGACGCGGCGTGGATCAACGGGAAGGACACGAACCTGTTCGCCGCGGCCGCGTACCACCCGCTCGCCGCGGGAATGGCCGGGATCGCCGGGGTGATCCGGCAGCAGCTGGGCGGCTGA
- a CDS encoding class I SAM-dependent methyltransferase: MPFDHNHHYHPQLLRLVPPGPGRALDVGCGDGRFARRLAATGLTVEGIDQAADLVARAAAASPATVSYRHADVTEVQLEPGAYAFISCLASLHHVPFDTVLKFRHALAPGGVLAVLGCARPSSPRDYARQLAAAPANLAARLVVAAGDRLNGGTDPAPKAPVRMEFPALSDVRRDAARLLPGSELRPLLFWRYLLSYRKPWGGRESADHPAAG, translated from the coding sequence ATGCCGTTCGACCACAACCACCACTACCACCCGCAGCTGCTGCGGCTGGTACCGCCGGGACCGGGCCGGGCACTCGACGTCGGCTGCGGCGACGGCCGATTCGCACGACGACTGGCCGCGACGGGCCTGACGGTGGAGGGCATCGACCAGGCCGCGGACCTCGTGGCCCGCGCGGCAGCCGCCAGCCCCGCCACGGTCTCCTACCGGCACGCGGACGTCACCGAGGTACAGCTGGAACCCGGCGCGTACGCGTTCATCTCCTGCCTGGCGTCGCTCCACCACGTGCCGTTCGACACGGTGCTGAAGTTCCGCCACGCGCTCGCACCCGGCGGGGTACTGGCCGTGCTGGGGTGCGCCCGGCCCAGCAGCCCCCGTGACTACGCGCGGCAACTCGCCGCGGCCCCGGCCAACCTCGCGGCCCGGCTGGTGGTCGCGGCCGGAGACCGGCTCAACGGCGGCACCGACCCGGCGCCGAAGGCCCCCGTGCGGATGGAGTTCCCCGCCCTGTCCGACGTACGCCGCGATGCGGCCCGGCTGCTACCCGGCAGCGAGCTGCGGCCACTGCTCTTCTGGCGGTACCTCCTGAGCTACCGGAAGCCCTGGGGTGGAAGGGAATCCGCGGATCACCCGGCTGCCGGGTGA
- the folC gene encoding bifunctional tetrahydrofolate synthase/dihydrofolate synthase — protein MPRGEGGGPEGPFGAEESEEPGGRPRRPDLADPDSFAGVDELGGPSGDGTDDSTEPDLDAPDAAYTVGGGAGGGIGGIGQLGDNLALGPVPDLVAGEGAELHELDDEGVLETPGDEHGPEARRALMAVEAELNQRWPETKIAPSLARIQALVTLLGEPQRGYPVLHVAGTNGKGSVTRMIDSLLTRMGLRVGRYTSPHLQLVTERIALDGQPISAARYAELYDDIAPYVAMVDGASEDGVPMSKFEVLTGMAFAAFSDAPVEAAVVEAGMGGAWDATNVADGQVAVITPIGLDHTDYLGPAAVDAAREKAGIIKPGSVAVLAEQDADVLNVLLERTVEVDAAVARAGSEFGVLEREVAVGGQMLKLQGLGGVYDEIFLPLHGAHQAANAALALAAVEAFFGAGKDKQLVLEAVREGFAEITNPGRLERVRAAPAVLIDAAHNPMGARALATTVTEEFVFRRLVAVVGVLTDKDARGILEALEPLVSDIVVTRNSSPRSMPVEELAQLAASVFGEERVLADQDLGTAIETAIGLVEQSDDPEEPLSGGGVLVTGSVVTAGEARTLFGKEPA, from the coding sequence GTGCCGCGTGGTGAGGGCGGCGGTCCGGAAGGGCCGTTCGGTGCCGAGGAATCCGAAGAGCCCGGCGGGCGGCCCCGGCGGCCCGATCTCGCGGATCCGGACAGCTTCGCCGGCGTGGACGAGCTGGGCGGGCCGTCCGGCGATGGCACTGACGACAGCACCGAGCCGGACCTGGACGCACCCGACGCGGCCTACACCGTCGGCGGCGGCGCCGGTGGCGGGATCGGCGGAATCGGACAGCTCGGCGACAACCTCGCCCTCGGTCCGGTACCGGACCTGGTCGCCGGTGAGGGTGCCGAACTGCACGAGCTGGACGACGAGGGCGTCCTGGAGACACCCGGCGACGAACACGGCCCGGAGGCCCGCCGGGCGTTGATGGCGGTCGAGGCGGAACTCAACCAGCGTTGGCCGGAGACGAAGATCGCCCCCTCGCTGGCCCGGATCCAGGCGCTGGTCACGCTGCTCGGCGAGCCGCAGCGCGGATACCCGGTACTGCACGTGGCCGGGACCAACGGCAAGGGCTCGGTCACCCGCATGATCGACTCGCTGCTCACCCGCATGGGCCTGCGCGTCGGCCGCTACACGAGCCCGCATCTGCAGCTGGTGACCGAGCGGATCGCGCTGGACGGGCAGCCGATCTCCGCGGCCCGCTACGCCGAGCTGTACGACGACATCGCCCCGTACGTCGCGATGGTCGACGGGGCGAGCGAAGACGGCGTGCCGATGAGCAAGTTCGAGGTGCTCACCGGGATGGCGTTCGCCGCGTTCTCCGACGCGCCGGTGGAGGCCGCCGTCGTCGAGGCGGGCATGGGCGGGGCCTGGGACGCTACGAACGTGGCCGACGGCCAGGTCGCGGTCATCACCCCGATCGGGCTGGACCACACCGACTATCTCGGCCCGGCCGCGGTCGACGCGGCTCGGGAGAAGGCGGGGATCATCAAGCCCGGCTCCGTCGCGGTCCTCGCCGAGCAGGACGCCGACGTGCTGAACGTGCTGTTGGAGCGGACGGTCGAGGTGGATGCCGCGGTGGCCCGTGCGGGCAGCGAGTTCGGCGTGCTGGAGCGGGAGGTCGCGGTTGGCGGCCAGATGCTGAAGCTGCAAGGCCTCGGCGGGGTGTACGACGAGATCTTCCTGCCGCTGCACGGCGCGCACCAGGCGGCGAACGCGGCGCTCGCGCTCGCCGCGGTGGAGGCGTTCTTCGGTGCGGGCAAGGACAAACAGCTGGTGCTGGAGGCCGTGCGCGAGGGATTCGCCGAGATCACGAACCCGGGCCGGCTCGAACGGGTCCGGGCCGCGCCCGCGGTGCTGATCGACGCCGCGCACAACCCGATGGGCGCGCGGGCCCTGGCCACCACCGTCACCGAGGAATTCGTGTTCCGGCGGCTGGTCGCGGTCGTCGGGGTGCTGACGGACAAGGACGCCAGGGGCATCCTGGAGGCGCTGGAACCGCTGGTGTCCGACATCGTGGTCACTCGCAACTCCTCGCCCCGGTCGATGCCGGTCGAGGAGCTGGCGCAGCTGGCGGCGTCGGTGTTCGGCGAGGAACGCGTGCTGGCCGACCAGGACTTGGGCACCGCGATCGAGACCGCGATCGGGCTGGTGGAACAGTCCGACGATCCGGAGGAGCCGCTGTCCGGTGGCGGGGTGCTGGTCACCGGTTCGGTGGTCACCGCGGGCGAGGCGCGTACGTTGTTCGGAAAGGAGCCGGCATGA
- a CDS encoding DUF4233 domain-containing protein, giving the protein MSENDTPEPAAAPRPPAKDPMKGFRGVLSGTLIMEAITVALALPVVANLGGGVTSFTGWTVIAIAAALIVLCGMLKHRWAVPVVLVLQVALIAMAFVLPAVAILGVLFLAAFLWFLWLRRDVARRMAAGTLASQQPQS; this is encoded by the coding sequence ATGAGCGAGAACGACACTCCGGAGCCCGCCGCGGCGCCCCGGCCGCCGGCGAAGGATCCGATGAAGGGCTTCCGCGGGGTGCTCTCCGGAACCCTGATCATGGAGGCGATCACGGTCGCCCTCGCACTGCCGGTGGTGGCGAACCTCGGCGGTGGGGTCACCAGCTTCACCGGCTGGACGGTGATCGCGATCGCCGCCGCGCTGATCGTGCTGTGCGGGATGCTCAAGCACCGGTGGGCGGTGCCGGTGGTGCTGGTGCTGCAGGTGGCGCTGATCGCGATGGCCTTCGTGCTGCCCGCGGTCGCGATCCTCGGGGTGCTGTTCCTCGCCGCGTTCCTCTGGTTCCTGTGGCTGCGCCGCGATGTCGCCCGCCGGATGGCTGCCGGGACGTTGGCCAGCCAGCAGCCGCAGTCCTGA
- a CDS encoding GNAT family N-acetyltransferase, which yields MITNVSRSGSRHGSLVGDGRCGSQVRLREVRPADRRTLAGFDRAAAQGAGGYRHWATHRRGTSPAGDDGHFAIETLRNRTVVGSLWVRADPASGWFSYGVGIGAQHRRCGYAADAVTVLLSSMFEQRRYRKCEVSINGGNFASLALHSELGFREEGRPRDTELLQGEVRYPVLMGLTGDSFAARPSAWERRARTRRRGRHWRIAAPAAHRAIPARSDLPNLWPVRLSRQD from the coding sequence ATGATCACGAATGTGTCTCGGTCCGGTTCGCGGCACGGCTCGCTCGTCGGAGACGGCCGGTGCGGCTCGCAGGTTCGGTTGCGGGAAGTCCGCCCCGCGGATCGCCGGACCCTGGCCGGGTTCGATCGGGCCGCGGCGCAGGGGGCAGGGGGTTACCGGCACTGGGCGACGCACCGGCGCGGCACCTCCCCGGCCGGCGACGACGGGCACTTCGCGATCGAGACATTGCGCAACCGGACGGTGGTCGGATCGCTCTGGGTTCGGGCCGATCCGGCGTCCGGCTGGTTCAGCTATGGCGTCGGAATCGGGGCGCAGCACCGGCGCTGCGGCTACGCGGCCGACGCCGTGACCGTGCTGCTGTCGTCCATGTTCGAGCAGCGGCGCTACCGCAAGTGCGAGGTCAGCATCAACGGCGGCAACTTCGCCTCGCTCGCCCTGCACAGCGAACTCGGCTTCCGGGAGGAAGGGCGGCCGCGGGATACGGAGTTGCTGCAGGGAGAAGTCCGGTATCCGGTGCTGATGGGCCTCACCGGCGACAGCTTCGCCGCGCGTCCCTCCGCATGGGAGCGGCGCGCGCGGACGCGGCGGCGCGGACGCCACTGGCGGATCGCCGCCCCGGCGGCACATCGGGCGATACCGGCGCGCTCAGACCTGCCAAACCTGTGGCCGGTCAGGCTGAGCCGTCAGGACTGA